Genomic segment of Pseudothermotoga hypogea DSM 11164 = NBRC 106472:
ATAAACGATCTCAAAGGCGATTTGGAAAAGCGGGACAACGAAATCGCTGATCTCAAGGATGACTTGCTTCAGAAGGAAAACCAGATCAAGGAACTGAGTGACATAATCACCGCCAAAGAAGCTGAGATAAACGATCTCAAAGGAGAATTAGAGAATCGAGAAAAAGAAATCACTGATTTGAAGAGTGAGATCAACAATCTCGAGGCTGTTCTGTCCGAAAGGGAGAAGCAAATCGAGGAGCTGAAGAGTTTGATCACTTCCAAAGAGACAGAGATAAACAACCTCAAAAACGATTTAGAAAAACGAAACTCTGAGATCATCAGTCTGATGGCCGTTCTGTTTCAGAAGGACAGTCAGATTGAAACCATGAAGGGTCAGCTCTACGATAAAGATGAAAAAATCAAGCTTCTTGAAGAACAAATTACCACCTTGAGGAATCAGATGTCGGGCAAAGATGTAGAGATAAAGACCTTGAAGGATGAATCGTCGCAGATGAGATCAAGATTCATCACTGCGGTCGTTATCGGGATCGTCGCTGTGGTTGTTCAGTTTGTGGTGATCTTCGTTCTTCTCAGAAGAAAAACGAAGGCAGCAACGTGACACAAAAATTGTGCTTTGCCTATCACATCATTTTATTGTGATCTTTCCTCGATCCTTCAGCGGAGATGAGCGGGGCCGCTAATCGAAAAAACTTGGTGGGTTTCACACTTCACGTTGTTTTCCCATGTTCTAAAACTGGCTGCGAACGGACAGTTGTGGTAGATCCTCACTGGAGCCGGTAGCATTGTGGAAAGGTACGCTCGACGCGTGCCTGCTCTACAGCTCTCCCCGAAAAGCTTTGTTCAATATGGCTTGCTCTAGACGTTTGAGTTTTTCCTCTGTTTGATCCTGTGCCTCTTTCAAGGCTTTGATTTTCTCCTGCACTTCTTGGAGGTGTGCCACAATGCGTTTTTGTTCTTCAAGGGGTGGGAGGGGGATAGTGATTGCGAGGTACTCATTGAAGCGAAGGTTTCTTATGTTGGTGGTTTGTGTCTGGAGTGGCTCTGTTCGTCCGGATATGTGGAAATGGAACAAGTAATAAAACAAAAACTTGGGTTCAACATCTGCACGTGAAACACGTAGACATGTAATGAAGTTACCAAAGCAGTATGTTCCTTGCCCCTGAAAATAGGCAACTCTACCGACCGGTTTGTTTGGTCCTCCGCCGGATCGTTCCAAAAGTATACCTCCTGGCTGCAAAATGGATTTTCTCAGTTGTTTCTCATTTAAAGCAAGCCGAATAGCTGTCCCATAAGATAGGCTACCATCAGGTAAAAAATCAGTTGATCGAAGAACAGGGATACCCTCGGGATCAGCCTGCGCCCACACCCCGGATTTGTAATCACACACCTCCCCCAATCTCACCCACCGCCAGCCTTCGGGGAGTTTGTAGGGGCCTTCATTAATGGGCTTTCCCCTCCTTCTCTAAGTGAGCCCGCACCACTGCAAGGATTTGACCATCCTTGCAGATGAAATTAGTGCGAGAGAGTGAGCACCTCACCCGGATTCTTCGGGTGGGATTGCCCTTTAGAAAGGAATCATGATGATTCTTTTACATCGTCGCCGCGTCATTCACTCTGCGCTCTGCGGCGATTTTTTTATTGCCATCTGGAGACGGAAAGTAACAGTTTTTGTCTCAGTGAGAGACAGATTGATTTTCTCAACGGTTTCGAAACATGGGATGGACTTTCTCGCATAGTCTGTGTAAAAGTTGTGGTAATATCAAATCAAGGGGGAATAACTTTGAGGGTTCGGTTCGACTTTAGAGTCGACAAGCTTCCGATTCTCTACAGGCACCGCATCATGTCGTTGATAAAAGAAGCAATCCAGATATCAGATCCAGAGTACAAAGCCATTCTTTATCCTGAAGGATTCAAGCGCACCAAACCCTTCACGTTCAGTGTTTACATACCACCAGGCTTTAAAACGACTAAAGAGAAATTTCTGCTGGATGATGGCCTAGCTTTGGAAGAAACGGTCTTTCTCCTCGAAAGAGAGATTTCGTTGTTTGTAAGCTCATGGGCCCCCGAGTTCATTGTCAACCTCTACAATGGCCTTCTAAAGTTGAGAAAGTTCCCACTCTTTGAATTTCTGAGTGAATCGGGTGAAAGACAAACGCATCACATTCACCTGGTCCGGGCGGTCGTTTTGAACGAGAGGAAAATAACCGCAGAAGAGGTTCCCTTCAAAACGATGTCTCCCATCTCTCTTGAAGACGGGAACGACGAGCCAATAGAGATTTTGAAAAATGATCGGGTCGATCAGGAGGAGCTCAAAAGGTTCGTCCACCATTTGAACGTCGTGCAAGACAAAAGGTTCAAAGATCTGAGGGGATACGGATTGAAAAAACCGCTCGAATTCGTTCCAAACAAAATAATAAGAAAAGTGGTTAAGCACGCGTTGAAAGGTTTTCGAGACGAAACCAA
This window contains:
- a CDS encoding restriction endonuclease subunit S, producing the protein MNEGPYKLPEGWRWVRLGEVCDYKSGVWAQADPEGIPVLRSTDFLPDGSLSYGTAIRLALNEKQLRKSILQPGGILLERSGGGPNKPVGRVAYFQGQGTYCFGNFITCLRVSRADVEPKFLFYYLFHFHISGRTEPLQTQTTNIRNLRFNEYLAITIPLPPLEEQKRIVAHLQEVQEKIKALKEAQDQTEEKLKRLEQAILNKAFRGEL
- the cas6 gene encoding CRISPR-associated endoribonuclease Cas6, which translates into the protein MRVRFDFRVDKLPILYRHRIMSLIKEAIQISDPEYKAILYPEGFKRTKPFTFSVYIPPGFKTTKEKFLLDDGLALEETVFLLEREISLFVSSWAPEFIVNLYNGLLKLRKFPLFEFLSESGERQTHHIHLVRAVVLNERKITAEEVPFKTMSPISLEDGNDEPIEILKNDRVDQEELKRFVHHLNVVQDKRFKDLRGYGLKKPLEFVPNKIIRKVVKHALKGFRDETKKPYMFLTTYHGEFVLKGDMEDLRLTYQVGLGLRTGQGFGMLEVV